GGGGTTTCCTGCCGATGATGTCGACCGTCCAGATGGCAACGAGGGTGAAGAGGACGTTGGCACCGCCGACGATGACTTGCTGGAGCAGGGCGGCATCGATTTTCTCACCGCCGAGCGAGCCGAAGATTTCCGAGCCGAAGTAGAGAAAGACATTGATGCCGGTGGCCTGCTGGAGGAAGGCGAGGGTGAGGCCCAGGGCGAGGAGTTTGAAGTGGCCGGGGGTGAAGAGCTGGGAGAGCCCCGCCTTTTCCTCGTTGAGTGATGTCTCGATGGCGCGCATTTCCTCGTCGGCGGTTTCCTCGCCCTCGATTTTCACCAGGACGGCGCGCGCCTCATTTTTGCGACCATGCATACTGAGCCAGCGTGGGGTTTCCGGAATAAAGAAGGTCAGCAGGAAGAGTCCGGCGGCGGGCAGGGCCTCAGAGCCGAACATCCACCGCCATCCGGTCGCGGTGTTCCATGCCATGTCGTCCGGGTTGGTGATGAAGTAGTTGACGAAATAGACGACGAGCATGCCCCCGACGATGGCGAGCTGGTTGAGGGAGACGAGTCGGCCGCGGATGCGTGCGGGGGCGATTTCGGCGATGTACATCGGGCTGGTCATGCTGGCGGCGCCCACGCCGATGCCGCCGATGATGCGGAAGATGATGAAGGTGTTGATGTCGTTGGGCACGGCCGTGCCGATGGCGGAGATCAGGAACAGGAGGCCGGAGATCATCAGGGTTTTCCGGCGGCCCAACCAGTCGCCGAAGAAGCCGGCAAGGATGGCGCCGGGGATACAGGCGAGCAGGGCGCTGGAGGCGGCAAAACCCTTCATGCCCGCATCCAGGGAAAAGCGGGCTTCAACGAACTGGAGGGAGCCGTTGATGACACCGGTGTCGTAACCAAAGAGCATGCCGCCGAGGGTGGCTACAAGGCAGGCGGAGAGGAGGTAGAGCTTTGAACTGGATGGTGGGGGTGTCATTGTTAGG
The sequence above is drawn from the Akkermansiaceae bacterium genome and encodes:
- a CDS encoding sugar porter family MFS transporter, which codes for MTPPPSSSKLYLLSACLVATLGGMLFGYDTGVINGSLQFVEARFSLDAGMKGFAASSALLACIPGAILAGFFGDWLGRRKTLMISGLLFLISAIGTAVPNDINTFIIFRIIGGIGVGAASMTSPMYIAEIAPARIRGRLVSLNQLAIVGGMLVVYFVNYFITNPDDMAWNTATGWRWMFGSEALPAAGLFLLTFFIPETPRWLSMHGRKNEARAVLVKIEGEETADEEMRAIETSLNEEKAGLSQLFTPGHFKLLALGLTLAFLQQATGINVFLYFGSEIFGSLGGEKIDAALLQQVIVGGANVLFTLVAIWTVDIIGRKPLMITGAAGMGLSLFVMGTAGAQGEADSSLLLWVIVYIASFALSLGPVVWVLLSEIFPNKIRSLAMATCTVFLWLTNSVVSQTFVMMDKNEALVEKYNHGFPFFIYGGLCIVTILFVLICLPETKGRSLEENK